A genomic stretch from Terriglobales bacterium includes:
- the rplU gene encoding 50S ribosomal protein L21 has protein sequence MYAVIRAGGKQYRVAPGDVIRIEKTPASDGQVEFADVLAVSSSDGQIGRPESGARVVGSVVEEGRGDKVLVFHYKRKKQYKKLAGHRQRFTAVRITEIAFDGQKFTAPALEPRPVKQPRPKPAAEAAAPAAAKPKAEAKKAAPKAAKSARKAAPKKKK, from the coding sequence ATGTACGCGGTCATCCGCGCCGGTGGAAAACAGTATCGCGTCGCGCCCGGGGACGTGATCCGAATCGAGAAGACCCCGGCCTCTGACGGCCAGGTCGAGTTCGCCGACGTCCTCGCCGTCTCCTCCAGCGACGGCCAGATCGGCCGCCCCGAGTCGGGCGCGCGCGTGGTCGGCAGCGTGGTCGAGGAAGGCCGCGGCGACAAGGTCCTGGTCTTCCACTACAAGCGCAAGAAGCAGTACAAGAAGCTCGCCGGACACCGGCAGCGCTTCACCGCCGTCCGCATCACCGAGATCGCCTTCGACGGCCAGAAGTTCACCGCGCCCGCACTCGAGCCCAGGCCGGTGAAGCAGCCCAGGCCGAAGCCGGCCGCTGAGGCCGCCGCCCCGGCTGCTGCCAAACCGAAGGCGGAAGCTAAGAAGGCCGCGCCCAAGGCCGCCAAATCGGCCAGGAAGGCCGCGCCGAAAAAGAAGAAGTAA
- the rpmA gene encoding 50S ribosomal protein L27: MAHKKGLGSSRNGRDSNAQRLGVKVFGGQFVPGGSIIVRQRGTRIKPGLNVGRGKDDTLFAKITGTVKFVDKGSMGKFVLVEPAKN, encoded by the coding sequence ATGGCACACAAAAAAGGACTAGGCAGCTCACGCAACGGCCGCGACTCGAACGCGCAGCGGCTGGGCGTCAAGGTCTTCGGCGGGCAGTTCGTGCCCGGCGGCTCCATCATCGTGCGCCAGCGCGGCACCCGCATCAAGCCGGGCCTCAACGTGGGCCGCGGCAAAGACGACACCCTGTTCGCCAAAATCACCGGCACGGTGAAGTTCGTGGACAAGGGCTCGATGGGCAAGTTCGTCCTGGTCGAACCGGCGAAGAACTAA
- the obgE gene encoding GTPase ObgE, protein MFIDEAKIRVYAGGGGNGCVAFRREKFVPRGGPSGGDGGRGGDILMESSESHNTLVHFRFNPEYKAERGRHGEGSQRTGREGQDVVLKVPVGTIVYDEDTGERVHDFSRPGERIVVARGGRGGRGNARFATSTHQAPREHELGRPGQQRHLRLELKLLADVGLVGYPNVGKSTLISRISAARPKIADYPFTTLEPILGVVSLGTPGDPGHRSFVVADIPGLIEGAHTGAGLGTQFLRHIERTRLLVHLVDVSDSSGRPDPVQDYKVIMNELASFGAHLEDKPVILVASKIDAAQAPGPGATTSAAAKHANASSKRGSKKSSSGSAGGKGPPKLEQLRKFAKRHRLEFHAISAVTGEGIDELKYSMARRLEKLRAA, encoded by the coding sequence ATGTTCATCGACGAAGCAAAAATCAGGGTCTACGCCGGCGGCGGCGGCAACGGCTGCGTCGCCTTCCGCCGTGAGAAATTTGTCCCGCGCGGCGGGCCCTCGGGCGGCGACGGCGGACGCGGCGGCGACATCCTGATGGAATCCAGCGAGAGCCACAACACGCTGGTGCACTTCCGCTTCAATCCCGAGTACAAGGCCGAGCGCGGACGCCACGGCGAAGGCTCGCAGCGCACCGGCCGCGAAGGTCAGGACGTGGTGCTCAAAGTGCCCGTCGGCACCATCGTTTACGACGAAGACACCGGCGAGCGCGTGCACGACTTCTCCCGGCCCGGCGAGCGCATCGTCGTCGCCCGCGGCGGACGCGGCGGACGCGGCAACGCCCGCTTCGCCACCTCCACCCACCAGGCGCCCCGCGAGCACGAACTCGGACGCCCCGGCCAGCAGCGCCATCTGCGCCTCGAACTCAAGCTGCTCGCCGACGTCGGCCTCGTCGGCTACCCCAACGTCGGCAAGTCCACGCTCATCTCGCGCATCTCCGCCGCCCGCCCCAAAATTGCCGACTACCCGTTCACCACGCTCGAGCCCATTCTCGGCGTGGTCTCGCTCGGCACGCCCGGCGACCCCGGCCATCGCAGCTTCGTCGTCGCCGACATTCCCGGCCTGATCGAAGGCGCGCACACCGGGGCCGGCCTGGGCACGCAGTTCCTCCGCCACATCGAGCGCACCCGCCTGCTGGTCCATCTGGTGGACGTGAGCGACTCCAGCGGCCGCCCCGACCCGGTCCAGGACTACAAGGTCATCATGAACGAGCTGGCCAGCTTCGGCGCCCACCTGGAAGACAAGCCCGTCATCCTGGTGGCCTCCAAGATTGACGCCGCCCAGGCGCCCGGGCCCGGCGCAACGACCTCGGCCGCCGCTAAACACGCAAACGCCTCTTCGAAGCGTGGTTCGAAAAAGTCGTCGAGCGGCTCAGCCGGGGGAAAAGGGCCTCCAAAACTGGAACAGCTCCGCAAGTTCGCCAAGCGCCACCGCCTCGAGTTCCACGCCATCTCCGCCGTCACCGGCGAAGGCATCGACGAGCTGAAATACTCCATGGCGCGACGCCTGGAAAAACTGCGGGCAGCGTGA